The following proteins are encoded in a genomic region of Ornithodoros turicata isolate Travis chromosome 6, ASM3712646v1, whole genome shotgun sequence:
- the LOC135396992 gene encoding SUMO-activating enzyme subunit 1-like — translation MLEEKLVPELSEEEADLYDRQIRLWGLESQKRLRAVRVLVAGMNGLGAEVSKNLILAGIKSITLLDDKEVSEDDFYSQFMIKRDDIGKNRAHCSKAYAQDLNPMVKVIAEEGAVAEKDEDYFRNFDVVCCTETSTIENLVRINTICRDIGAKFFCGHVWGFHGYFFTDLIEHTYTQEVRLPPPPKKTETLGPSAAKKPKMTEEISPIVKKTMTFVPLSRALQVKAGKSGTGLDKKTSSMFLWLHVLLRFHEKTKAPPAPSDRESLLEMRDEVANDLDVDKARISDDLFDNIFGELGATCAVLGGILGQEIIKVASCKDLPMKNFFLFNGEECCGLQETVGR, via the exons ATGTTAGAAGAAAAGCTAGTTCCTGAATTGTCGGAAGAGGAAGCCGATCTGTACGACAGGCAGATTCGTCTTTGGGGTTTGGAATCTCAGAAAAG GTTACGTGCAGTTCGTGTTCTTGTCGCTGGGATGAATGGTCTCGGTGCAGAAGTATCAAAGAACTTGATACTGGCTGGGATCAAGTCAATCACGTTACTCGATGACAAGGAA GTCTCCGAAGATGACTTCTATTCGCAGTTCATGATAAAAAGGGATGATATTGGCAAAAAT AGGGCACACTGTTCCAAAGCCTACGCCCAGGACCTCAATCCCATGGTAAAAGTAATAGCGGAAGAAGGTGCAGTCGCAGAGAAGGATGAGGACTACTTTCGCAacttcgatgtcgtctgctgcaCGGAAACATCTACCATAGAAAACCTTGTTCGCATCAACACGATATGCAGAGACATTGGTGCAAAATTCTTCTGTGGCCATGTTTGGGGTTTCCACGGTTATTTCTTCACAGACCTAATTgagcacacatacacaca GGAGGTGCGtcttccaccaccaccaaagaAAACTGAAACATTGGGACCTAGTGCCGCTAAGAAACCTAAGATGACAGAGGAAATTTCTCCAATCGTAAAAAAG ACAATGACATTTGTGCCTCTTTCACGTGCCCTGCAAGTCAAAGCCGGTAAATCAGGGACAGGACTGGACAAAAAGACGTCTTCAATGTTTCTCTGGCTTCACG TGTTGTTACGGTTTCACGAGAAAACGAAGGCACCTCCCGCCCCGTCGGACAGGGAAAGTCTACTCGAGATGAGGGACGAAGTGGCAAACGACCTCGACGTCGATAAAGCCCGCATAAGTGATGATTTGTTTGA TAACATCTTTGGGGAGCTCGGTGCAACGTGTGCGGTCCTCGGTGGAATTCTTGGTCAAGAGATTATAAAG GTGGCATCCTGCAAGGATTTACCCATGAAGAATTTCTTCCTCTTCAACGGTGAAGAGTGCTGTGGGCTCCAGGAAACGGTTGGGCGGTGA